A window of Mucilaginibacter paludis DSM 18603 contains these coding sequences:
- a CDS encoding YobI family P-loop NTPase: protein MRDFLNSRIRVFIKGLQKKIVRLELRLSKENPDNPRCFDDLTPIDNADEQSVYLDALQWALTNPKIKNIALSGPYGSGKSSIVKTFEKKNPGYHYLNISLAAFQEDDIRTALPGAEEKNAVPAELGKVMETKVESNEVSRTKEKRAEEQRLIELSILQQMFYRVKETEIPDSRFNRIRSLSRLKLTYLVFIVIIFTLSISIVFFPKFFDRFSGWQALYKNNTNLILLAAVLSLISGTIEFLIYIFRLFNTSKFNKLNIASGSIEINPKSETSILNKHLDEILYFFEVTRYNVVVIEDLDRFNDPEIFTKLRELNILVNNSRQINRRIIFIYAIKDDMFRDKTRTKFFDFIIPVIPVINSSNSFEIMLRKIRNPGLSLQISETFLSDITLYVDDMRALKNIFNEFIIYKDNLEGINVKHEKLLGIIIYKNIYPDDFASLHRGEGLIYRAFVKQADVVGQITKGHLEKIDVLDQKICDLKLISQKNTNELRASYLFEIMLRVPNATSLKIKNDNISFQDLRSDPKQFAQLTKVADINYYYTNQHSNQIQSTNTGIAFQTIEKTVNSEYTYAQRLDLVETMLQHGSGEIVKEIERLHGEMEAVQSMPLRELLEAYPTSVDHFEPEFRQRKLLVYLIREGYIDEMYPSLISYFYEGSLLVKDMEFLMSVKNRESLPFTSPLDKLPAIMSRLRTEEFKRESILNYNLLDFLLRNESLYKARFDLYFLMLASEHPKSVAFIDGYIENGRELPRFFNLICRAWPNIWTYIYNHYQDKKNAYLKLIIQYADSEDYVNLDHNALLSSYITEKADFLDLLTGEGSLPKMRSIISELQIKFKRLTIPEATDELFTFVYQNDYYELNRNMITLILARKGTETEFDQTSSNYTAIQHSGCENLIAYVDSDIQRYVDTIILGSPLNINEAEHWIVELTEKDELSLESKILLLQQQEHIFDDIVVVEPEFWPELIAASKVRATWQNMLEYFETTGDLDRVLTGFLNAEKNYTELSSKRIDTVSGKPKDLLYKISRLLVLSTEISEQAYPYLVRSIPYYYPASLKITTLSAQKVAVLILLKTIRLTKEYFNIVNDQFPGSRADFLIKNIEEFLKLPEDYPVTAEDFVKILNAEEVSEKQKLKIVPLVGADLVEEEKELADQLMLLLIKNTTLAVEDDLLENVLRYGAPPHRKVKLFQTSLNKFSHSQITAFLSVLGPPYSGIAIKRKRPLLVESDENVAIVTQLKSVKYISNYKIEKEGIRVITKNN from the coding sequence ATGCGTGATTTTCTGAATAGCCGGATCAGGGTTTTTATTAAAGGATTACAAAAAAAGATCGTCCGGCTTGAACTTCGGTTATCCAAAGAAAATCCGGATAACCCAAGATGTTTCGATGACCTTACACCGATTGACAATGCGGATGAGCAATCGGTGTACTTAGACGCGCTGCAATGGGCCCTGACAAACCCGAAAATAAAAAATATCGCGCTAAGCGGCCCGTATGGCTCTGGTAAAAGCAGTATCGTCAAGACTTTTGAAAAGAAGAACCCCGGGTACCATTATCTAAATATTTCCCTGGCCGCGTTCCAGGAAGATGATATTCGTACAGCTTTACCCGGAGCTGAAGAAAAGAACGCTGTTCCCGCAGAACTCGGGAAGGTTATGGAAACTAAAGTCGAATCAAATGAGGTGTCTAGGACCAAAGAAAAAAGGGCCGAAGAACAGCGGCTCATCGAGTTAAGTATCCTGCAGCAAATGTTCTACCGCGTCAAGGAAACGGAAATCCCGGACTCCAGGTTCAACAGGATCCGAAGCCTGAGCAGATTGAAGCTCACCTACTTGGTTTTTATCGTGATTATCTTCACCCTTTCCATATCGATCGTTTTTTTTCCGAAATTCTTCGATCGTTTTTCCGGGTGGCAGGCACTCTATAAAAATAATACGAATTTGATCCTGTTGGCAGCTGTGCTTTCCCTAATATCCGGCACCATTGAATTCCTGATCTATATTTTCCGGTTGTTTAATACCTCTAAATTCAATAAGCTGAACATAGCCAGCGGATCCATTGAGATCAACCCGAAGAGTGAAACTTCCATACTGAATAAACATCTCGATGAGATCCTTTATTTTTTCGAAGTGACCAGGTATAACGTGGTCGTGATCGAAGATTTGGACCGATTCAACGATCCGGAGATATTCACCAAACTGCGTGAACTGAACATTCTGGTCAATAATTCCCGACAGATTAACAGGCGGATCATCTTCATTTACGCGATCAAGGATGATATGTTCAGGGATAAGACTAGGACGAAATTCTTCGATTTTATTATACCGGTCATCCCAGTGATCAATTCGTCCAATTCATTCGAGATTATGTTGAGGAAGATCAGGAACCCGGGCCTGTCACTTCAGATCTCTGAAACGTTCCTGAGCGATATCACGCTCTACGTGGATGATATGCGTGCCCTGAAGAACATCTTCAACGAATTCATAATTTATAAAGACAATCTCGAAGGGATCAATGTCAAACACGAAAAGCTACTCGGGATAATTATTTATAAGAACATATACCCGGATGATTTTGCCAGTCTTCATCGGGGCGAAGGATTGATCTACAGGGCATTTGTGAAGCAGGCGGACGTTGTCGGTCAGATCACAAAGGGCCATTTGGAAAAGATCGATGTTCTGGATCAGAAGATCTGCGACCTGAAATTGATCTCTCAGAAGAATACGAACGAGCTGAGAGCCTCTTATCTTTTCGAAATTATGCTCAGAGTCCCGAACGCAACCAGCCTGAAAATAAAAAACGACAACATTTCGTTTCAGGACCTCCGGTCAGACCCCAAGCAGTTTGCGCAATTAACGAAGGTGGCGGATATTAATTACTACTATACGAACCAACACAGCAATCAGATCCAGAGTACGAATACTGGTATAGCTTTCCAAACGATAGAAAAAACGGTGAACAGTGAATATACCTATGCGCAGCGACTGGATCTGGTCGAAACCATGTTACAGCATGGTTCCGGAGAGATCGTCAAAGAGATCGAGCGGTTACATGGTGAGATGGAAGCGGTCCAATCGATGCCGCTTCGTGAATTACTGGAAGCTTATCCGACATCAGTAGATCATTTCGAACCCGAATTCAGGCAAAGGAAGCTGCTGGTTTATCTTATTAGGGAAGGATATATCGATGAGATGTATCCTTCCCTGATCTCATATTTCTATGAAGGTAGCCTCCTAGTGAAAGATATGGAATTCCTGATGTCCGTCAAGAACAGGGAAAGCCTGCCCTTCACTTCTCCGCTGGACAAGCTGCCCGCGATAATGTCGAGGCTACGAACGGAAGAATTCAAACGGGAAAGTATACTGAACTATAATTTACTGGATTTTCTGCTCCGCAACGAAAGCTTATATAAAGCCCGGTTCGATCTTTATTTCCTGATGCTGGCCAGCGAGCATCCGAAATCAGTAGCTTTTATCGACGGTTACATCGAAAACGGCAGAGAGTTGCCTCGTTTCTTCAATCTCATCTGCCGCGCCTGGCCGAATATCTGGACCTACATTTATAACCATTATCAGGATAAAAAAAACGCCTATCTGAAACTGATTATTCAATATGCTGATAGCGAAGATTATGTGAATCTCGATCATAATGCGCTGTTATCTTCGTACATAACCGAAAAGGCGGACTTCCTTGATCTGCTGACCGGCGAAGGAAGCCTGCCCAAAATGCGTTCCATCATCAGCGAACTGCAGATCAAATTCAAGCGGCTGACGATACCAGAAGCTACCGATGAGCTTTTTACCTTCGTCTATCAGAATGATTACTATGAGCTGAACAGGAATATGATCACCCTGATCCTGGCACGAAAGGGTACCGAAACGGAGTTTGACCAAACCAGCAGTAATTATACCGCCATACAACATTCCGGTTGTGAAAATCTCATCGCTTATGTAGATTCAGATATACAGCGATATGTTGATACGATCATCCTTGGATCCCCTCTCAATATTAACGAGGCCGAGCACTGGATCGTCGAATTAACGGAAAAAGATGAGTTAAGCTTGGAAAGTAAAATTCTGTTGCTACAGCAGCAGGAACATATCTTTGATGATATCGTGGTGGTGGAGCCGGAATTCTGGCCGGAGCTGATTGCGGCGTCGAAAGTTAGGGCTACATGGCAGAATATGCTGGAGTATTTTGAAACTACCGGCGACCTAGACCGCGTCTTGACCGGGTTTCTGAACGCCGAAAAAAATTACACTGAGTTGTCTTCGAAAAGAATAGACACCGTGTCCGGTAAACCGAAAGATTTGCTTTACAAAATATCGCGTTTACTCGTCCTATCAACCGAAATTTCGGAGCAGGCTTACCCTTATCTGGTCCGAAGTATCCCTTATTATTACCCCGCTTCCTTGAAAATTACAACGTTGAGCGCGCAAAAAGTAGCGGTGCTGATCCTGCTCAAAACCATCAGGCTCACCAAAGAATATTTCAACATCGTCAATGATCAGTTCCCCGGGAGCCGGGCGGATTTCCTCATCAAAAATATCGAGGAGTTCCTCAAGCTGCCCGAAGATTATCCGGTAACCGCCGAGGACTTTGTAAAGATACTCAACGCGGAAGAGGTATCAGAAAAACAAAAGCTGAAGATCGTTCCGCTCGTTGGTGCCGATCTTGTCGAGGAAGAAAAGGAACTTGCCGATCAGCTTATGCTATTACTGATCAAAAATACCACGCTGGCCGTGGAGGATGATCTTCTGGAGAACGTGCTTCGGTACGGCGCCCCGCCGCACCGAAAAGTGAAGTTGTTCCAAACTAGTTTAAATAAATTCAGTCATAGCCAGATCACTGCTTTTTTGTCTGTATTAGGGCCGCCCTATTCCGGTATCGCCATTAAAAGAAAGCGTCCTTTGCTTGTTGAGTCCGATGAAAACGTCGCCATTGTCACCCAGCTTAAATCAGTTAAATACATTTCGAATTATAAGATTGAAAAGGAAGGTATCAGGGTCATTACGAAAAACAACTAA
- a CDS encoding ankyrin repeat domain-containing protein, with product MKIVFSIIVLVLVTTTSFCQDLNEQLYKAVSNKDSLSVQNLLIKKADANFKKKTGGFLEISMLILAVQNNDLSDVKLLVGRGAEVDWRDAFKTTALMYAANKGNKDIVIYLIKSGADVKAKDEQGNSVLSAAEEGKNDEVIGLIKSLVNKK from the coding sequence ATGAAGATTGTTTTTAGTATTATAGTTCTGGTACTGGTAACCACAACGAGCTTTTGCCAAGATTTGAATGAACAGTTATATAAAGCTGTTTCTAACAAAGATTCACTAAGTGTCCAAAATCTTTTGATTAAAAAAGCCGATGCTAATTTCAAAAAGAAAACAGGTGGCTTTTTGGAAATCAGTATGCTAATTTTGGCTGTTCAAAATAATGATTTGAGCGATGTGAAATTGTTAGTTGGCCGTGGCGCCGAAGTTGATTGGCGGGATGCGTTTAAAACAACAGCTTTAATGTACGCTGCAAACAAGGGCAATAAGGACATCGTAATCTATTTAATAAAAAGTGGTGCTGATGTCAAGGCCAAAGATGAACAGGGCAACTCTGTCCTTAGCGCCGCTGAAGAAGGAAAAAACGATGAAGTAATAGGTTTAATTAAAAGTCTGGTTAATAAAAAATAG
- a CDS encoding efflux RND transporter permease subunit: MNNFLRGLIGFSLKNKYLVLFLSGVLIVAGVITFRQMPIQAYPDVTSTQIVVISQWPGQSAEQVEKLVTIPLEIALNPVQKKVSLRSITVFGLSLIKVEFEDGVADPEGRQQIMNLLGNADLPSGVSPSVQPPTGPTGEVFRYTLKSSVRDPTELKTMQDWVIDRRLRAVPGVADVNSFGGKTKMYEVKVDPGKLASLGITPLDVFTALQKTNVNVGGDVINQNNQAFAVRGIGLLQDIHDIENVIVSNNNGVPLLVSDVATVALSNVPRLGWIARDNAIIRKDGKRETADEEDVVQGIIVIRKDANPTEVTNAVKEEIDNINNNVLPADTKMVPFYDRTNLIDYATHTVLHNLIEGILLVTLLVSLFMFNWRTTLIVAIIIPMSLLFAFICLHLMGMSANLLSLGAVDFGIIIDGAVVMVEGMFVVLDHKAREIGVDRFNKMVKTDLITDNGTQFGKTIFFAKVIIITGLLPVFAFQRVEGKMFSPLAYTLGFALLGALITTLTLVPVLISLLLNKNVHEKRNPFVHHLTAIMLSGFTKAFKYKKTVVTLSLVAMAIGLYSFRFLGSEFLPKLDEGSIWLRVELPYSISLDRSVELAKQIREKLLTFPQIQAAISQVGRPDDGTDVQGFYIEEFNIKLYPEDDWKPKITKDELIKQIIAKFPNLDLNFSQPIEDNVDEAISGVKGSICVKIYGDSLSYSEPKIGEIYKILKGVRGMDDLGIIKNTGQPEVDITLDQRKMAQYGVATADANTIIAMAIGGQTASTLYEGVRTFDIRVRFPEGYRKTPEDIGNLLVPTASGTRVPIKEIATITKKTSLCYLLREGNERYATLKFAVRDRDMGSTIAEAQQKVNAKVKLKRGYRMVWRGDFENQQRAEKRLSLVVPISLALIFLLLFVMFRNFKDASLVFLNVPFAIVGGIIALMVTGTNFSISAGIGFVALFGICIQDGVLLITVFKQNLEIMKGQPQSLYTAIKLGVNSRIRPVMMTALMAAIGLLPAAISHGIGSESSRPLARVVIGGILCAMVFSLWVFPLIFGWAYRKSDETTR; this comes from the coding sequence ATGAACAACTTTCTAAGAGGCCTTATTGGCTTCTCCCTAAAAAACAAATACCTCGTTTTATTTCTTTCCGGGGTATTAATTGTAGCCGGGGTAATAACTTTTAGGCAAATGCCTATACAGGCTTACCCTGATGTTACCAGTACCCAGATCGTGGTGATCAGCCAATGGCCGGGCCAAAGCGCCGAACAGGTGGAAAAGCTGGTTACTATCCCTTTGGAGATCGCCCTTAACCCGGTACAGAAAAAAGTGAGCCTGCGCTCGATCACAGTTTTTGGATTGAGTTTGATAAAGGTAGAGTTTGAAGACGGCGTAGCGGATCCTGAAGGGCGGCAACAGATTATGAATTTATTAGGCAATGCCGATTTGCCAAGTGGAGTAAGCCCTTCGGTACAACCACCCACAGGTCCCACCGGGGAAGTATTTAGATATACCCTTAAAAGTTCTGTAAGAGACCCGACTGAACTAAAAACTATGCAGGACTGGGTAATAGACAGGCGGTTAAGGGCCGTTCCGGGTGTTGCTGATGTCAACTCTTTTGGCGGAAAAACAAAGATGTATGAGGTAAAAGTCGATCCGGGAAAACTCGCCAGCTTAGGAATAACCCCATTAGATGTATTTACAGCTTTACAAAAAACCAATGTTAATGTTGGCGGCGACGTTATCAATCAAAATAACCAGGCCTTTGCGGTACGGGGGATCGGTTTATTGCAGGATATCCACGATATAGAAAATGTTATTGTCAGTAATAATAACGGCGTTCCGTTGCTGGTGAGCGATGTGGCTACAGTAGCCCTGTCAAATGTGCCCAGGCTTGGCTGGATAGCGCGCGATAACGCGATAATCCGCAAAGATGGCAAAAGAGAAACAGCGGACGAGGAAGACGTTGTACAGGGCATCATCGTGATCCGTAAAGATGCAAATCCGACCGAGGTAACCAACGCCGTTAAAGAGGAAATCGACAATATAAACAATAATGTATTGCCTGCCGATACCAAAATGGTGCCTTTTTACGACAGGACCAATCTGATAGACTATGCTACCCATACCGTATTGCATAACCTGATAGAAGGTATTTTGCTGGTAACGCTACTGGTTTCGTTGTTCATGTTCAACTGGCGAACAACGCTCATCGTTGCTATCATTATCCCAATGTCGCTGCTTTTTGCTTTCATTTGCCTGCATCTAATGGGCATGTCAGCCAATTTGCTTTCGCTTGGCGCTGTCGATTTCGGGATTATCATAGATGGGGCCGTGGTGATGGTGGAGGGTATGTTTGTTGTGCTTGATCATAAAGCCCGTGAGATTGGGGTGGACCGTTTTAACAAAATGGTTAAAACGGACTTGATCACAGATAATGGCACCCAATTTGGTAAAACTATCTTTTTTGCCAAAGTGATCATCATTACCGGATTGTTGCCAGTGTTTGCCTTTCAGCGGGTAGAAGGAAAAATGTTTTCGCCCCTGGCGTACACTCTTGGCTTTGCATTACTTGGCGCTTTAATTACCACGCTTACCCTGGTGCCGGTGCTTATTAGCCTGCTGCTTAATAAAAACGTACACGAAAAACGCAACCCATTTGTACATCATTTAACGGCCATCATGCTATCGGGTTTCACAAAAGCCTTCAAATACAAAAAAACGGTGGTTACGTTATCCTTAGTCGCAATGGCCATCGGCTTATATAGCTTTAGGTTTTTGGGCAGTGAGTTTTTGCCCAAACTGGATGAGGGCTCGATATGGTTAAGGGTGGAGCTGCCCTATAGTATATCACTCGACAGATCAGTAGAACTGGCAAAACAAATACGTGAAAAATTGCTGACTTTTCCGCAAATACAAGCTGCGATATCACAAGTTGGAAGGCCCGATGACGGAACAGATGTTCAGGGTTTCTACATTGAAGAGTTTAATATAAAGCTCTACCCCGAGGATGATTGGAAACCAAAGATCACGAAGGACGAACTCATCAAACAGATAATCGCGAAATTTCCAAATCTTGACCTTAACTTCTCACAACCTATTGAGGATAATGTGGATGAAGCGATTTCGGGTGTTAAGGGTTCTATTTGCGTAAAAATATACGGCGACTCATTAAGTTACTCGGAACCTAAAATAGGGGAGATTTATAAGATATTAAAAGGCGTGAGGGGTATGGACGATTTGGGCATCATAAAAAACACCGGCCAACCCGAAGTGGATATTACCCTTGACCAACGAAAGATGGCGCAGTATGGCGTAGCTACTGCCGATGCAAACACCATAATTGCTATGGCTATAGGCGGCCAAACGGCTTCCACTTTATACGAAGGTGTAAGGACATTCGACATCAGGGTCCGTTTCCCTGAAGGATATCGGAAAACACCTGAAGATATAGGCAACCTGCTTGTGCCCACAGCAAGCGGGACAAGAGTGCCAATAAAGGAAATAGCAACAATAACAAAAAAAACAAGCCTTTGTTATTTGCTCAGAGAAGGGAACGAACGGTACGCCACCCTTAAATTTGCAGTGCGTGACCGGGATATGGGCAGCACCATTGCCGAAGCTCAGCAAAAAGTAAACGCGAAAGTCAAATTGAAACGGGGATACCGCATGGTGTGGCGAGGCGATTTCGAGAACCAGCAACGCGCAGAAAAACGCCTTTCGCTAGTGGTGCCGATAAGTTTGGCACTTATTTTCCTGCTGCTTTTTGTCATGTTCCGTAACTTTAAAGACGCCTCATTGGTATTCCTGAATGTACCATTTGCTATTGTTGGTGGTATCATTGCCCTGATGGTCACCGGAACCAATTTCAGTATTTCCGCGGGTATCGGCTTTGTTGCCTTGTTTGGTATTTGTATTCAGGATGGGGTATTGCTGATCACCGTTTTTAAACAAAACCTGGAAATAATGAAAGGTCAGCCACAATCATTATACACAGCTATTAAGTTGGGCGTAAATTCGAGAATAAGGCCCGTTATGATGACGGCGCTTATGGCAGCAATAGGCTTATTACCTGCTGCAATTTCGCACGGTATTGGATCTGAAAGTTCAAGACCCCTGGCAAGGGTTGTAATTGGAGGTATCCTTTGTGCGATGGTATTCAGTCTTTGGGTTTTCCCGCTCATATTCGGATGGGCTTACAGAAAATCTGACGAAACTACCAGGTAA
- a CDS encoding efflux RND transporter periplasmic adaptor subunit yields MNKIIKNSIGTLTACLILFNLFSCKSDVQTSEERKPFVIPDSLLPKLAIDTVKTTNISYAVKFNGIVDYNTDKVANIFPMVSGNIQDIRVMPGDYVHAGQVLGTIKSPEVANYNVALITAQSNVRLNAKLLDQQKDLFKSGLASQVDITTAEVNYEQAVGAKVAAEKILAINGNNRNGDFEIKSPVNGFIVQKNVTNDMTVRTDNGGNMFTISDLKDVWVQANVYESNINSVHEGDPVDVTTNTYPNKIFKGKVGKLMNVLDPTTKVMKMRGVLDNPGYALKPQMFATVSISNTVNKKATSVSSGALIFDNSQYYVIIIKGRNNIAIRPVEVITNNGTTAYIKSGLAPGDRVIGADALLIYYYHSLNS; encoded by the coding sequence ATGAATAAGATCATAAAAAACAGCATAGGCACGCTAACTGCATGTCTTATCCTTTTTAATCTGTTTTCCTGCAAGTCAGATGTGCAGACCAGCGAAGAACGTAAGCCATTTGTCATACCTGATTCATTACTTCCGAAGCTGGCAATAGATACAGTAAAAACAACCAACATCAGCTATGCAGTTAAGTTTAACGGCATTGTAGATTATAATACCGATAAGGTTGCCAATATATTCCCGATGGTGAGCGGCAATATACAGGATATCCGTGTAATGCCAGGCGATTACGTTCACGCAGGCCAGGTATTAGGTACCATTAAAAGTCCGGAGGTAGCTAATTACAATGTAGCGCTAATTACAGCCCAATCAAATGTTCGGCTGAATGCCAAACTGCTGGACCAGCAAAAAGACTTGTTTAAAAGCGGCCTGGCTTCGCAGGTTGATATCACCACCGCAGAAGTGAATTATGAACAGGCGGTCGGGGCCAAAGTAGCGGCAGAAAAAATATTGGCCATAAACGGTAATAATAGAAACGGCGATTTTGAGATTAAATCGCCCGTTAATGGTTTTATCGTGCAAAAAAATGTAACCAACGATATGACTGTACGCACGGATAACGGGGGCAATATGTTCACTATTTCTGATTTGAAAGACGTATGGGTACAAGCTAATGTTTACGAGAGCAATATTAACAGCGTGCATGAAGGAGATCCGGTTGACGTAACCACCAACACATACCCCAACAAGATTTTTAAAGGCAAAGTAGGTAAGCTGATGAATGTGCTTGATCCCACAACCAAGGTAATGAAAATGAGGGGGGTGCTTGATAATCCGGGCTATGCGTTAAAACCGCAAATGTTTGCAACCGTCTCAATTAGTAACACTGTGAATAAAAAGGCCACATCTGTATCCAGCGGTGCTCTGATTTTTGATAATAGCCAATATTACGTAATTATTATAAAAGGTAGAAATAATATAGCGATCAGGCCGGTTGAGGTTATAACCAACAACGGGACAACAGCTTATATTAAAAGCGGGTTAGCGCCTGGTGACCGGGTAATAGGCGCGGATGCGCTGCTCATTTACTACTACCACTCTTTAAATAGTTAA
- a CDS encoding TolC family protein, whose translation MLLKRPFINLLFIGLLFLSCRLFGQSPAGDTVKLTVKQAEDLFLKNNLQLITQHYNIGIAETQVITAKLFPNPDFSVATALYNTQTHKFLDFGKDSLGNSQAEYTGGISQLFRTAGKRNKNIQLAKIGVEQARYQFFDLLRTLKASLRSDFFTIYFQQESAKVYATEINTLQKILKAYKEQNAKGNVSEKDVLGIQSQLYSLQAELAGLAAGIDASISQLQLLIKAKPGTYIEAEYNYDLDGKDILTTVPYQKLLDSAYNNRYDLRLAKSAVTYNDMNLKYQQALAVPDFNLSLGFDRNGGTVPYFTNLGIEFNLPLFDRNQGGIKQARITIDQGKVQLQAQQNQVENDIAVNYLTVSRYEKLSNSFDPKFRGDFTHLIQEVVKNYEVRNIGLIEFLYLYDSYKTNAVQLNNIQLSRVNALEQLNFVTGTPFFNQ comes from the coding sequence ATGTTACTCAAACGCCCTTTCATTAATTTATTATTTATCGGTTTGTTATTTTTAAGCTGCAGGCTTTTTGGCCAAAGCCCGGCGGGCGATACCGTTAAACTAACCGTTAAACAGGCAGAAGACCTGTTTTTGAAGAACAATCTTCAATTGATAACCCAGCATTATAACATAGGTATAGCCGAAACCCAGGTGATAACGGCTAAACTGTTCCCCAACCCCGATTTCAGCGTTGCTACAGCCTTGTATAATACCCAGACCCATAAGTTTCTTGATTTCGGTAAGGATAGTTTAGGAAACAGCCAGGCTGAATATACCGGCGGTATCTCTCAATTGTTTAGAACTGCGGGGAAACGGAATAAAAATATACAGTTGGCTAAGATCGGCGTTGAACAGGCGAGGTATCAGTTTTTTGATCTGTTGAGGACACTGAAGGCTTCTTTGCGCAGCGATTTTTTTACAATCTATTTTCAGCAGGAATCCGCCAAAGTATATGCTACCGAGATCAATACCCTCCAAAAAATATTGAAGGCGTACAAGGAGCAAAATGCAAAAGGCAACGTTTCTGAAAAGGATGTTTTGGGCATCCAATCACAATTATATTCATTGCAGGCCGAACTGGCCGGCCTGGCAGCGGGGATAGATGCCTCCATAAGCCAGCTCCAATTACTGATCAAGGCAAAGCCCGGAACTTACATTGAAGCGGAATATAACTATGACCTGGATGGTAAGGATATTTTGACCACCGTGCCGTATCAGAAATTGCTTGATTCGGCCTATAACAACCGCTACGATCTGAGATTGGCTAAATCGGCCGTAACATACAACGATATGAATTTAAAATATCAACAGGCCCTTGCCGTCCCTGATTTTAACCTGTCCCTGGGGTTCGATAGGAACGGCGGAACCGTGCCGTATTTCACCAATCTCGGTATCGAGTTCAATTTGCCGTTGTTTGACCGCAACCAGGGCGGTATTAAACAGGCGCGAATAACCATAGACCAAGGCAAAGTGCAATTGCAAGCCCAGCAAAACCAGGTGGAAAATGATATAGCCGTTAATTATCTAACCGTTTCGCGTTATGAAAAACTCAGTAATAGTTTCGACCCCAAATTTAGGGGAGATTTTACCCACCTGATACAGGAGGTAGTTAAAAATTACGAAGTACGAAACATCGGGCTGATAGAGTTCCTGTATTTGTACGACTCGTATAAAACAAACGCGGTACAGTTAAACAACATCCAACTCAGCCGCGTCAATGCACTTGAGCAGCTCAATTTTGTTACCGGAACGCCCTTTTTTAATCAATAA